TTGGTAAGCCgatataattatatttcttttttcttcaagtaCTGGAATAGATTTGGTCGACTTGGCGTTTCACAGCATCTAAGatcttctttctctttaGTTTTTGTGCTGAAGTCACGAAACCGTTTTGGGGGGTCCATTCATCATCGAAACAGACGATCCCTGCTAAGAACTCGATACCAACCAAACCTTGTTCTTTACCTGTCTTTAACATATCTTGGAAGATAGCATTAACCAATTTTTTGTCTGTTAAGTAAGGTTCGATGTCATCATCAGTTTCCTTCATGACACCCAATTGTTTGGCTAATTTACGTACTGGTGCATGATTTGGTACTATAATTCCTACCGGTTTgactttattttcatcagcGTAGACacaaatattttgaacGTATTGATTGGATCTATAGATGgattctaatttttctaatgcAATATATTCACCGTTTTGGGTCTTAACTAAGTTCTTCTTTCTATCAATAACTTTCAAATGGCCATGTGGAGTCCATTCACCGATATCACCTGTCATGAACCAGCCATCTTTAGTCAGAGCcttttcagtttcttcaGGATTTTTATAGTATTCTGGTAATACGCAGGCACCTTTGATCCAAACTTCCCCTTGATTATTCTTAGCTAGATAACCTAATTCTTCTACGTCTACTAATTTTACAGTGACTGCACCAGTCAAATCACCTGCAACACCTAATTCAAAATGTGTTGGATCTAAGATAGTAGTATTGGCAACAGTTTCTGTTAGACCATACCCTATTAGCATTGGACAAATTAAGtttgtaataaattcttgaGCGTTTCTACTTAATGGAGACCCACCATTCAACATATATCTTAAGTTACCACCGGTAGCATTTCTAACTTTCTTAAAGACGATATTACCCAAGAGATTACCACCTggtatataataattattcattttcaatttagcGTAATATGCAGcccaaaatattttccttGTAATCATTGGTAATTCGTTAATTTGTTGTAATATCCCCTTTCTAACAGTTTCCCACACTGCTGCAACACCGACCATAATTGTTGGTTTAAACTCAATAAGATCACCTTGACAATTCCTCACAGAATTATTAGTCAAAGTTTTCACAGTAGCATAACCTAAACATGACCCCCATAGTATGGATAACA
The Naumovozyma dairenensis CBS 421 chromosome 5, complete genome DNA segment above includes these coding regions:
- the NDAI0E00480 gene encoding long-chain-fatty-acid--CoA ligase (similar to Saccharomyces cerevisiae FAA4 (YMR246W) and FAA1 (YOR317W); ancestral locus Anc_8.796), producing MSPKHYTVEVGKAANIHETAPRRNAKAADKALIRPPNMNCSTVYELIVECCEKWGNRNAMGWRDIIEIHEEQKTVKKLIDGKETSVEKTWLYYELSPYHYTTFKQLITIMNHLGKGLNKIGLNPNTEDKLHIYASTSHKWLKMFMGAQSQSLPVVTAYDTLGEHGLIHSIRQTNSSAIFTDNSLLNSLINPLKECKGIRYVIHTDKIDPNDKRQNGKLYSTANEAIEKIKEIRPDIKVYSFDEILELGEENDNNIELHLPKPDDLSCIMYTSGSTGDPKGVVLKHSNIVAGIGGASLNVQGITGPTDRVIAFLPLAHIFEMAFELLSILWGSCLGYATVKTLTNNSVRNCQGDLIEFKPTIMVGVAAVWETVRKGILQQINELPMITRKIFWAAYYAKLKMNNYYIPGGNLLGNIVFKKVRNATGGNLRYMLNGGSPLSRNAQEFITNLICPMLIGYGLTETVANTTILDPTHFELGVAGDLTGAVTVKLVDVEELGYLAKNNQGEVWIKGACVLPEYYKNPEETEKALTKDGWFMTGDIGEWTPHGHLKVIDRKKNLVKTQNGEYIALEKLESIYRSNQYVQNICVYADENKVKPVGIIVPNHAPVRKLAKQLGVMKETDDDIEPYLTDKKLVNAIFQDMLKTGKEQGLVGIEFLAGIVCFDDEWTPQNGFVTSAQKLKRKKILDAVKRQVDQIYSST